AGCTCGACCATGGATCTATCTGTGCACGCAAACACAATTGTGTCCGGTTTCTCACTGAGCGACACTGCCCAAAAAGCAACCTCGCGGATTTTCGAAAGCCCTGGATTCTCGACTGTTGTGGTACTTACACTTGTTGAAATAAAACAGACAATCTTTCCATCTTCAGAAACAGCGTCGCATTCAAATTCCCCGCCGGATTGTACGCTTAATTTGCGCTTTGTAAATGCCTGACCATACTTCTTGGAGAGGAATTCGTTCCGTATCCAATTTTCAACTTCTTTTGTCGCTATAGTTGAGTTTGCCATTGCGAAATTATCTATGAGTTGCAATCGAGACTATATTTAATAAATCATTTTGATCTTGTTCGTTACACCATATTCATTTCGTCAAGACTTATTTGAAATAATGTTTTTTGCGATTTTATACAACGATAAGTCCTCATTCTCACTAATTTCAATTACTTCGTTTAGAGGAATATTGTAGGCGATAATAATTTTTTCCAGCTTATGATTAATTGTTGTCATAAAAGGATTTATATTTATGCCCCAGAATGTAATATTATCGTTTTGTACTAGGTAAAAATTGTTTCCATCATTTATCTGTTTCATAATATTCTTTCGCTGAAGTCAAATCTCCGAAAACAATTTTTGCTAACTCTTCAATTGGCAATTCATTTACTTCTTTGGCAAGTTGTAATCTGATAAAAGAAGAAAAAGCAGCAACATCAACATCTAGATGTAACAATGGAACGTCTATTGATGTTTCGATATGGTCAGAATAGTCTAGAACAATCTCTTCATTCTTATATCGACGCGATACAAGATCAACTGCCTCTTCTATCGATTTTGCATTTACATTGATACTACGTTTTAATACTTCTCTCACTTCAACGTTATATGTTTCCATTTCTCAGATTCCTATATTTGCCTTTCGAAACGAATTTAAGTATACCTTTATCTCTCAATATTTGTAACTGCTGACGTATTTTATCTTTTATAAAATTATTGTTTGGAAATTTCTTTTTTAAGTCAGGTTCAAACTTATATAGTTCATCCAAATCAAAATCTGTTTTTCTGAGCTTATCTATACAAGACAATATTTCAAGCGTCCATCCTCTTGCTTCGAAAGAAACATTATTCAAGAAAGTGGTCTGCTTCCATCGTCTTAGTACATCTTTTTGATTTACGACGGTTGAATTTTTTATTATATAAATTCGTCCAAGTATTGGAACATTTTTTATGTTAATATAGCATCCAATCCAGCCTGCTCTTCTTGCGGACATGCTTAAAGGATTTCTCTTTTCTATTATTGAAGGAATAAAGAATTGTTTTGGAATAATAAGTAAAATCACAACGGACAATATTCGTACATCATATGTAAGCAAGAATAAGTTGGGATTAGTAGTTGATGATATTCTTTTTATCATTGACTCATAAGCGCCATCAATAATTTTGTGCCTCAATTCGCCTTTGTTACTTTTCAATTCATATTCTTCTTTACAAGTGTGGCAATAAAAATCAGCAACAGGTCTATTGTTGTTGAACACACATAGTTTACTATTGCCACAATTTGGGCAATAGCTATTAGTACTAATCCAACTTTCAGTCATAACTCTAGCTATTTGAGAGTTGCTTTTATACGATCCTGCTTTTTCAGTATTGAATAATAGGTTCATATCAAATTAATTTAAATGCATATCGCATCCCGTTTGGAGGGGCATTTGTTAAGATTTAAGCAAACCTCGTATCTTGTTCAACCTTCACTTCTTTTCATTTGTGAAATCAACGACTAATAGTCTTCCACAATTGATTTTCTAATTCTTCGTAAGGAGATATAGAACAATACACCTCTAATGTCATGTTGTTCAGTGGTAATACTTGGCTGGATATCGCTGAATGGCCCCAATTTTGGCTCACGTTATTCGGAAGCAATGTAGCCAAAAGGTTTTTTAATCACAAGGCAGGGATTTGTGTATGTCTCTAAATTGAAATATAAAAAAGCCCGAGTGCACTAATAGACACAAGGGCTTATGGAATTATTACGAATCGTTCCAAAAAAGAAGTTAAGGAATCAGGATAAATCGTCTCTTGAAGACGATAATATTGTCCGATGGATTAATCGGTAAATTCAACTATATCCGCACGAATAGTGATCTTAGGCTGCGTATAGACGATCAAATTGAGAGCATCTGAATCGTACCGCACGTTGATGAGTGCAAGCCTCTTTCCTTCAACAGGTCCATATGCAGTCTCGTAGCTTTTCCATAAGTTTTCGAGAGCTTCTTTATACAGCATACCTGATCCGCTGACACGAACGAGTGCGAAAGTGTTGCTGACCATTCCCATGGAGAAAGTTCCGCCTATAAGATATCCCGCCTGGGCTTCTCCAGAAATATTCCGGGCAACTATTTTAAAATTGCTTTTTTGAAGCTGAACATCCGTCACATTGCTTGCCATGAATGCACCTCCGGCTGAACAACCGGAAATCAGCACGCTTATACCTATGAACGCGCACACAAGAATAAAATATTTTGTTGTCATGAATAGACTCTCCTTTGAAGAAATTGTTATGAGATATGAAAAGGACGATGCAAGATGAACATTGCTATTTGTATTGCGCATCGTTGATGTTTTTAAAAAATTGATTTGTAACTTATTCTTTTATACGAGATCGGACAAATGAAGTTGCGTTTTATGTAATAAACCTAAGTTGGGAGGGAGATATACTCCCGACCCCATTGTAGTTCAGGAGTCTCGCCTGCGTTTCACTTCGGCGAGCAAGCCAATTCCTTCACAACCAATGGTAATTTGATAATTTCTGTTCGCCACTATCTTTGAGCGCAAAGGAACCCCTCTGTCCCGATGAATTAAGATTCATCGGGACAACCTCCCCTTGAAAATAAGGGGAGGACAGGCAGCCACGAATTGGTGGCATTGCCAAAAGTCCCGCTGTATGTCTGCCTGCCGTGTAGTTCTTCAGTATTTCGGTAACACGAATTGTATATTTAGATAATATTTTCGATACATAGGTGTTATCTCAAAGTTGATATGAATAAATCGGGTAAGATCCCGATAGAAAACAGCAGGATTCTCATTCCGATTGCATACTTAACATCTCCCACTATGCGGGATCGTTAAGTCTGATCGGAATGGCACTTCAATCGATTTCGCCTGCTCAATAAAAGATTGATATAAGATTTTATATCGACCCTGCCCCATTCGTAGCCTCCGTTATTCGAAAAAGTTCGTGTCCTCTTTCTCCAAGACGCCGGGGATGAGGGATGTTTTTCTTGAAACCACCTCTCCGACCGCTTTCAGCGATCGGAGAGGTAATACAAAATAGGCTTTGTATCGTTACATACTTACCGCTCAGCCGCCGGGAATATTTTAGGGAACCGAAAGATGGTGGTTCCAAATTATATTTTTATTCTTGTATTGGTGAAATTTCTTCAGCGATCAATCTTCGGATAATTATTATATTATTTATTGAATTATTATTAATAATGTCTGATTGTTCAATGGTAATACATGGCTGGATATCGCTGAATTAGCTCAATATCGACTCACGATATTCGGAAGCAATATAGCCAAACCTCTTCATGTTTGCAATGGTCGTAACCTTTAAAACAAAAATCCCCAGCGTATTACTAAACACCGGGGATGAAGAATATTTTATTCCGTGTTATGCTTCGTTTCAATTCTCCTTCAGAAATTCCACAGGTTTAAGCTTCTTTTTTCCGGATTAATAAACAAGCGTTTGAATGGCATGCGGTAAAATATTAATCTTTGCCTCTGAAGAATCTAAAATGAAATTATACGTTATCGGTTTATCACTCACATTCATTATAATAGTTGCCATTGTACCATCTTCATTCATAAACGAAACACTAAGCAGCTGGCTTCTGCTTGAAGCAGTACTTACTCTTTTTGCATTTGGACGAATAAATTTTGAGAAGTGTCCAATGTAATAATATGAGGGGGTATAAATTAATTGGCCTGTTTTAGTGTCGGCATGGATAGGTGCAAAACAAAAATTTCCAACGTGATTTGGGCCTCCATTTTCATCTAAAAGAATGTTCCAATCTGTCCATCCCACCGTGCCAACATTAAAATCGTTTATGATTGACCGCCCATATCTTTCACCATTTGCCCAATCGTAATACTTTTCTGGAGTAAATGACCCATTACATCCTTCGGTAAATAAAATGTTTTTCGATGGATATGCTTCATGTACTTTTGCAATATTGCCATACAGAGGATCACTGCCAGTCCATGTCTCGTACCAATGAAATCCAATACCCCATGCATATTTTGAAGCAACTGAATCGGTAAAAATCGTGCTCGCCCTTTGATTAATTAAATCCCGATTATGATCCCATACAATTATCTTTTTATCGCCTAATCCTTGTTTATTCATAATTGGGCCTAAATAGTTCTTTAAAAAATCTCTCTCTTCTTCTGAGGTATAAATGCACGATTCCCATCGTTGAGTAGCCATAGGCTCATTTTGGATGGTAACACCCCAAACAGGAATTCCTTCTTTTTCGTAAGCTTTAATAAATTTAGTAAAATAATTTGCCCAGGCATTGTAATACTCGGGCAATAATTTACCTCCGTGCAACATATCATTGTTGTCCTTCATAAATGCAGGAGGACTCCAGGGACTGGCAAATATTACAAGTTTGTTACTTGCAGTTTTCATCGCTTGTTTAATGAAAGGAATACGAAATGTTTTATCATGATCGATACTAAATGTTTTTAGGTCTTTATCACCATCCTCAACATAAGAATAAGTTTCGCTGCTAAAATCGCAACTATTGATCTGCGTACGTGCTAGAGTATAGCCTATCCCCTTAGCTTTATCATAATAAGCATCGATAAGTTCTTGTTTTTTGTCATTAGGTAATTTGGCAAATGTCTCGGCACTTGCATCTGTTAATGCTCCTCCGATACCTATGATAGTCTGAAACGTTTTGTGAGGATTCACAAAAACAGAGATATCTGTTTCTAAAGGTTGTATTGCTTTTGTAAAATCAATTGTATCAGTTACAGTTAATCTTTCATTTGTCCCATAAGATGTAGAATGCACGGTTATATTTTTAACCGCAGATGAAAATATTATTTTATCATTTTGTGCTTTTGTATTCTGAGAAAACACAGAACCTGATAAGAACGATAATAAAATTACAAAGTATGTTTTCATATTACCCTTTTATTTTAAATTAATTAATATTTTCGACCTGTCCAAAATAAAGACTCCGGAAAGTGGTATCTTGCAGTTGAAAGACAACAAGAAAAAACCACACACCGGAGCGACATATGTCAATAAAGGGTACGAACATTTTTTCACAGATAGTATCACATATTGATAAAAATGCATTCAGCAGCAGTGTGCGTAAATATTATCTCGGAGCTTGTCCAAAAAGAAAGAAAATGTCACCCCGAACTTGTTTCGGGGTCTAATTTTTTACAAAAAACAGATGCTGAAACGAGTTCAGCATGACAACTCCGGACTTTTTAGACAGCCTCTGTTGTTTCGGAAGCTCTGCTTCCATCATACTTTTCATGCTCTCCCACAAAATGGGACGGCTATTGGTCGCAGACCCTTCGGATTTCGTATTTCCAAGGCGTCCATTTTCATGGATGCTTGAGACCACATCTCCGATCGCTTTCAGCGATCGGAGATGTAAGGCTCAAAGTAATCCAGGTCTTTACCGAAGGTTTCCTCAAGCTGAGACAGCGCAATGAAAGCGATCAGAATTGTAACAGCGCCAATCAGTGCGGCACTGGATACATCACCGAGAGGTGTCTTGAGAATTTTAAAAGCAAGAGTAAGAACAACGGTAAGACCGCGCACAAAATTCGGTGCAGTAACAGCAACGGTGGCGCGCAGATTTGTGCCGAACTGCTCGGCTGCCACAGTCACAAATACCGCCCAATAGCCCGAAGACCAACCGATGAGAAAACAAAAACAATAAAACATAATAAGAGATCTCCCGCCGAGAGTGAAGTAACCAATGGTAAAAACGGCAGTGAGCATCATAAACACGGCGATGATTTTTTTTCTGCTTCTGAACATCTGGCTCAGAAATCCATTTGTGAGATCACCGAATGTGAGGGCAAGATAATAGAGAAGAATTGCCGTCCCGGCCTTTGGAACCTCCGAAAGGCCAAGCGCCAAGCCGATCTCGGGGGAAAACGTGATTAGTATGCCGATTGCATACCAGATCGGCATGGCAACCAGAATCAGGAAAACGTATTTCTTAAATCTTCCGATGTTCGTGAATAAAAGAAGAAAATTTCCGCGTGAGATCGACAATTTGCGCGATTTCTCGAACATCAATGATTCACGCACTCCAAGACGCAGCAGGAGTAGCAATAATCCGAGACCTCCGCCAATGAAATATGCCGTTCGCCAGGGAAATGCATTTCCAACTAATGATGCGGCAACCACACCCAATACACCGACAGCAGCGACGATCATTGTTCCATATCCGCGATTTTCCTTCGACATCAGTTCGGAAACCAAAGTAACTCCGGCGCCTAACTCTCCTGCCAGACCGAACCCGGCGATAAACCTGCACGCTGCGTAGACCGGAACGTTTTGGGCAAATCCATTGAGAAGTGTTGCGAATGAATAGAAAATAATTGATCCAAAAAGAACAGACCGTCGGCCGTGAATATCGCCCAGGATGCCCCACACGATGCCGCCGATGAGCATGCCGAACAGCTGAGCATTCAATAAATCGATACCAACACTCAGGATTTGTTCGCCCGACAAACCGAGTCCGAGCAGGCTCTCGTTGCGGACAATGTTATAGAGAAGCAGATCGTATGCATCGACAAAGAAACCCAGCGCCGCCGCGATAATTGCAAGAACAATGATTGTCCGCTGCGGTTTTATTTCCATCCTCTCATCCTGTCCAATATTTTCATAGTATTAATCACCTCGCTCCACAACTCTTTTACCCGCCGTCTTATAGGCGGAGAGTTTGGGAACGAGAGGAATCGATTTTATTTCGGCTGGCAAAACATTTCAATGTAGAATCCGGTCACCGACCGGATCGTTTGCCCACGAACGTCCGATGTGATCATCGGACTCTACGCTTTCTCTCTTCATATCAGCTAATCTCTTAAGTTGGTTGGGAGTTATACTCCCGATCCTAGGTCGGTTCGGGAGAACATTAAAAGAATTTGTTACCCCGCAAAGCGGGGTATTAATAATAGGCCTTCGGCTCTCACAACTAGGCTCCCTCATAACTTGAACGCTGGTAGGGACGTGAATTACGAACAAACTTTTTTCTCCAAACCGGCATATTGTTCCTTAAGTAATTTGGTCTTTTGCCCGACTTTCCCGCTGCCGATCACCAGGCTGTTAATCCTTATAATTGGAAGCACTTTTTTGTACGTGCTGGTGATGAATGCCTCGTCGGCCGTTCTCAATTCGCTTACGTTCACAGTGCGTTCTTCCACTTTCATGAACTTTTTGGCCAATCCAATGACTTTGCCGCGCACGATGCCCAGTAAGACATCTTCTTTTGGCGTGATTAATCTATCACCTTTCACGATGAAGAAATTCGAGGTGGTGGCCTCGAGCACATTGCCTTCAAATGTATAAAGGATCTCCGCCGCCCCCTCCCGCCGCCGCAGCGGTTGAATATTCACCGCCGTTATGTAATCATTATTTTTTGCCGCAGATATTTCTCTCTGGTGTTCATACGTGATAAGCTTAACGCCTTTGAGATATTCTTTTTCCTTTTGAACAATCCTTTTTTGGGCGAGTATATATAAATTGGCGGAACGCACATCGTAATCCAGGCCTCCCACGAGTTTTCCCCCTGTGAGCACCAGTTTAATGCGTGCAGAGTCGTAGTGATTTTTCCGCAGGAGTTTATAGATCATCGCTTCAATTCTGCGCTTTGAACCCGGTATTGTAAGATGCATGATCCGTGCAGACCGTTCAAATCTCTCATAATGCTCGTCGAAAAATATGATCCTGCCGTTCATCGCCGCGATGGAATCGAAGATTGCATAGCCGCGCAAAATGCCGATGTCCGTAATTGAAATTTTTGCTTCTGCGGTTGGTACTATATTACCGTTGAGGCAGCAATACTCTACTGAGTTATTTGAATTTCTTTTATTCATCATCTATTCAACACTTCCCGTATTTTTTTTGCAAGAAGAATTTGTGTGAAGGGCTTTTGTAAGAATTCTACGCCTTCTTCCAACACTCCACGATGAGCCACAATATCCGCTGGATACCCGGACATAAACAATACTTTTATGGCTGGATACTTCACTTCGATTCTCTCCTTTAATTCTTTGCCGTTCATTCCCGGCATGACAACATCGGTAATCAATAAGTCAATTTTATCTCCGTACTTTTCACAGAGGGCGAGCGCATCGGACGGAGAGTGCGCGCTCAGCACTTTATACCCATACTTTTTAAGAGCAATTTTGGCAAGGTTGAGTAATTCTGCTTCATCTTCAACAATCAGCACTGTTTCTTTTCCAGTCAACGGGATTTTCTGCGGCTGTTCGTTTGAAGTTTCTGCTGCACCTTGATATCTCGGAAAATAAATTTTGAAGGTTGTCCCCTGGTCTGGCTCGCTGTACGCATTGATGAATCCGTTATTCTGTTTGACAATGCCAAAGATGGTGGAAAGTCCCAGACCGGTTCCTTTCCCCTTCGGTTTGGTTGTGAAAAACGGCTCAAAGATGCGGTTGAGGTTTTCTTTATTCATTCCCTTTCCTGTGTCGGAAAATATCAATTGCACATATTCTCCGGCCGGAATTTTCTTCGATCCATATCCGAGCGTTTCTTCAATTCGGACATTGACTGTTTCGATTCTCACAGAACCGGTATTCTCGATGGCATCCCGTGCATTCGTTGCGAGGTTGGTCAGAATTTGAGTAAGCTGTACGGGATCAATTTTAATATCCCATAACCCTTTTTTGGGCACTATGTTCAGAGCGATATCCTCGCCGATCAATCGCCCGAGCATTTTTTGAAGCGGGACCAATTCCTGATTTAAGTTTAACGGCACGGGCGCGATGATCTGTTTTCTGGCAAATGCGAGCAGCTGCCTGGTAAGATCTGCTGATCGTTCTGCAGTACTTATGATCGCTTTGATTTTTTGCTGCGATGGATCCGTCGGCGGCAATTCCTCCTCCAGCATGGATCCATACAAGAGAATAATTTCGATCATATTGTTGAAATCATGCGCCACGCCGCCGGCGAGCTGGCCGATGGCATCCATCTTTTGCGCCTGTAACAATTGCTCCTGCAGATTTCGACGATCTGTCTGATCGTTAAAGACGAGCACCACACCGGTTGTTTCCCCTTTGGATTTTCGTATTGGTGCACCGCTGTCCGCGATAGGACGGCGTGTACCGTCCCGTGCCACCAAGACTGTATGGTTTGCCAATCCTACAATAATTCCTTTTTTCAGCACGGAACCAACAGGATTCACCGCGGGCGCATTCGTCTGTTCATTAAAGATCTTAAATATTTCATCGATATTTTTTCCATATGCATCGGCTTCATCCCATCCGGTCAATAACTCAGCGACATTATTCATTTGCTGAATATTACCGTTCGTATCAGTTGTAATAACGCCATCACCGATGCTATACAGTGTAGTACGGAACCGTTCTTCGCTTTCCCGCACCGCTTCCTC
The genomic region above belongs to Ignavibacteriales bacterium and contains:
- a CDS encoding DpnD/PcfM family protein; translated protein: METYNVEVREVLKRSINVNAKSIEEAVDLVSRRYKNEEIVLDYSDHIETSIDVPLLHLDVDVAAFSSFIRLQLAKEVNELPIEELAKIVFGDLTSAKEYYETDK
- a CDS encoding glycoside hydrolase family 30 protein; the encoded protein is MKTYFVILLSFLSGSVFSQNTKAQNDKIIFSSAVKNITVHSTSYGTNERLTVTDTIDFTKAIQPLETDISVFVNPHKTFQTIIGIGGALTDASAETFAKLPNDKKQELIDAYYDKAKGIGYTLARTQINSCDFSSETYSYVEDGDKDLKTFSIDHDKTFRIPFIKQAMKTASNKLVIFASPWSPPAFMKDNNDMLHGGKLLPEYYNAWANYFTKFIKAYEKEGIPVWGVTIQNEPMATQRWESCIYTSEEERDFLKNYLGPIMNKQGLGDKKIIVWDHNRDLINQRASTIFTDSVASKYAWGIGFHWYETWTGSDPLYGNIAKVHEAYPSKNILFTEGCNGSFTPEKYYDWANGERYGRSIINDFNVGTVGWTDWNILLDENGGPNHVGNFCFAPIHADTKTGQLIYTPSYYYIGHFSKFIRPNAKRVSTASSRSQLLSVSFMNEDGTMATIIMNVSDKPITYNFILDSSEAKINILPHAIQTLVY
- a CDS encoding MFS transporter codes for the protein MEIKPQRTIIVLAIIAAALGFFVDAYDLLLYNIVRNESLLGLGLSGEQILSVGIDLLNAQLFGMLIGGIVWGILGDIHGRRSVLFGSIIFYSFATLLNGFAQNVPVYAACRFIAGFGLAGELGAGVTLVSELMSKENRGYGTMIVAAVGVLGVVAASLVGNAFPWRTAYFIGGGLGLLLLLLRLGVRESLMFEKSRKLSISRGNFLLLFTNIGRFKKYVFLILVAMPIWYAIGILITFSPEIGLALGLSEVPKAGTAILLYYLALTFGDLTNGFLSQMFRSRKKIIAVFMMLTAVFTIGYFTLGGRSLIMFYCFCFLIGWSSGYWAVFVTVAAEQFGTNLRATVAVTAPNFVRGLTVVLTLAFKILKTPLGDVSSAALIGAVTILIAFIALSQLEETFGKDLDYFEPYISDR
- a CDS encoding aminotransferase class IV, coding for MMNKRNSNNSVEYCCLNGNIVPTAEAKISITDIGILRGYAIFDSIAAMNGRIIFFDEHYERFERSARIMHLTIPGSKRRIEAMIYKLLRKNHYDSARIKLVLTGGKLVGGLDYDVRSANLYILAQKRIVQKEKEYLKGVKLITYEHQREISAAKNNDYITAVNIQPLRRREGAAEILYTFEGNVLEATTSNFFIVKGDRLITPKEDVLLGIVRGKVIGLAKKFMKVEERTVNVSELRTADEAFITSTYKKVLPIIRINSLVIGSGKVGQKTKLLKEQYAGLEKKVCS
- a CDS encoding PAS domain S-box protein, which produces MKDENRTKSDLIRELRSLRRQVKRNPSPELKKTPTEEALASEHNLLNTLINSLPDRIYVKDTKSRFLLNNFAHIRSLGAKSQEEVRGKTDFDFRPPEFASRYLADDQNVIRSGEALINREEPTVFSSNKTGWLLATKVPLRDPQKKIIGLVGISRDITERKMMEEALKESVSLLQATLESTADGILVVDRSGKISSYNKRFTKMWRIPADVVASRNDDLVLNHVMGELKDPKSFISKVRELYDHPDENSFDVLEFKDGRIFERYSRAQRVDGIPVGRVWSFRDITARKKAEQEIRLLAQTIASIQDCVSITDLEDRIIFINEAFLKTYGYTREEMLGKPISILRSAKTSLEIGSRIQSITSKGSWSGELFNLRKDGSEFPIELWTSAVKDDSGKIIAMVGVARDITERKRAEEAVRESEERFRTTLYSIGDGVITTDTNGNIQQMNNVAELLTGWDEADAYGKNIDEIFKIFNEQTNAPAVNPVGSVLKKGIIVGLANHTVLVARDGTRRPIADSGAPIRKSKGETTGVVLVFNDQTDRRNLQEQLLQAQKMDAIGQLAGGVAHDFNNMIEIILLYGSMLEEELPPTDPSQQKIKAIISTAERSADLTRQLLAFARKQIIAPVPLNLNQELVPLQKMLGRLIGEDIALNIVPKKGLWDIKIDPVQLTQILTNLATNARDAIENTGSVRIETVNVRIEETLGYGSKKIPAGEYVQLIFSDTGKGMNKENLNRIFEPFFTTKPKGKGTGLGLSTIFGIVKQNNGFINAYSEPDQGTTFKIYFPRYQGAAETSNEQPQKIPLTGKETVLIVEDEAELLNLAKIALKKYGYKVLSAHSPSDALALCEKYGDKIDLLITDVVMPGMNGKELKERIEVKYPAIKVLFMSGYPADIVAHRGVLEEGVEFLQKPFTQILLAKKIREVLNR